The genomic interval CAGTCCGCTGCGCCTCAGCACCGCCAGATGCTTGGAGAGCGACGGCTGCGTTATGCGAAAAGGTTCGCAGAGCTCAAGCACCGTAAGCTCACGCTGGTGCAGCCGCTCGAGGATGCTTCTGCGCGTTGAGTCGGCCACTGCCCGAAAGATCCGATCCTGCCGATGGCGCCGCATGGCACAGAAGAATACATAGCCAAATGGCTATGTGTCAAGTAGGGGAAATCTGAGGCTGCAGTGAACTTCTGCAGTCGTCAAGTAACGCAGGCACCGCCCGCGACCTCAGGTGGTTCTGCTATTCATTTCGGAGCGCGATCATGGGATCTACATGCGAGGAGCGCCAGGCTGGTAGAGCTGCTGCGAGAACGATGATTGGCAGCACAAGTATGACTACTCCGAGATAAGTGACAACGTCTGTGCTCTTGAGTCCAAAGAGCATGGAGTGGAGAAGCCTTCCTGCTGTCAGTGAGAGCAGCACACCGGCAATCGTGCCTGTTATTCCCATCTTGGCTGCGTCGCCGAGCACCAGGCCGACAATGCTGCTGGGCTGTGCGCCGAGCGCGGAGCGCAGGCCAAATTCCGAGGTACGGCGCGTTGTAACGTAGCTCATCACCGCGTACATCCCGGAGATGGCCAACAGCAAAGCCAATCCGGCGAAACTGCCGGCTAATGTGCTGCGGAACCGTTGTGCGCTGACGGAGTCGTTCACCAGCTCGATCATGGTCGTGAACTTCGTCGCGACCTGTGGGTTCATCTCCCGAATTGTTTTCTGCACTGCTGGGGCGAGCGTGTCAGGATTTCCAGTAGTACGAACCACGAGTTCCACCTCGGCGGCGCGCTCAGGATGCTGGCGCAGCGGTACATAGAGCGCTGGGCCCGGTTGCGAAGCGGGGGAGTCCTGGCGGACGTCGCTGACTACACCAACGATGGTCATACCTTTCATCGACACGTAGTCGAAGCCGCAGATCACACGATGTCCCAAGGGATCCTCATTTGGAAAAACCTGGCGCGCAAGAGATTCGCTGATCACGGCGACCAGAGGTCGATCGCTAGTGTCGCGGTCGTTGAAGTCGCGTCCACGCAGGAGCCTCATGCTAATGGCCGAGAAGTACCCGGGACTTGCGGCACTAAAGTCCGCG from Terriglobales bacterium carries:
- a CDS encoding metalloregulator ArsR/SmtB family transcription factor, whose protein sequence is MRRHRQDRIFRAVADSTRRSILERLHQRELTVLELCEPFRITQPSLSKHLAVLRRSGLIAARRSGRHRYYRLAPEPLEQIAAWAAQFRDVRDPSGHVWRLTQTNQRKDT